Below is a genomic region from bacterium.
GTTGTTTATCTATATTTTCTAAGCTGCTTTTAAGTATTAAGATTAACCAAACCCAAATAGAAAAACATCTAAAAAATAAGTATCTCTGTGCTACAGAAGTAGCTAACTATTTATCGAGAAAAGGATTAGCTTTTAGATCTGCCCATCAGGCTGTAGGAAAGTTAGTCTTAAAAGCTTTGGCTAATCATAAAGATTTAGATGAGTTAAAATTAGAAGAATTTAAAGAAGTGTCTGATTTATTTGAAGAAGATATTTATGAATTATTTGATTTAGAAAAAGCTGTAAATGTTAAGAAGTCTCTTGGAAGCACTTCTAGAAAAGAAGTTTTGAAACAAATTAAAAAAGGAAGAAAGATTATTAATCAATAAGATGGGGAGAAGATGGGGAGAAATGATTTACTCAAAATTTGGATGATTATCCTTTTATTAAGTATCTTGCCTTATAGCTGCACCAAATCTTATGTCCGCCCTTTTAGTTACCAAGCTAACCAAGAAGCCGTAATCCAATACCAAAAAGCTTTATTATTTAAAGAACAAAAAAAGTATGAATTAGCTATTCTAGAATTTAGACGGTATGTTGATTTATATGGAGATATTTATTATGCTGATGAAGCTTTATATCATATGGCGGAATGCCTTCGAGGGATAGAACAATTTAATGAAGCTTTGCAAACTTATAAATCAATTATCAAAAGATACAAAGACTCTTCCTATGTTCCTGCTTCTTGGTATGGAATGGGAGAATGTTATAAAATAAATAATGAATGGAAAAATTCGGTAGAGATCTTTCTTCAAGTAGTAAAGAAATACAGCCAAACTCTCTGGTGCGAAAGATCAATTAAACAGATTGAAGAAATAACTAAGATGTTTCCTGAAAGTAAGTATTTCAAAAAGACTCAAAAGAAGGTAGATAAATTAGTGAAAAAGTTA
It encodes:
- a CDS encoding tetratricopeptide repeat protein yields the protein MGRNDLLKIWMIILLLSILPYSCTKSYVRPFSYQANQEAVIQYQKALLFKEQKKYELAILEFRRYVDLYGDIYYADEALYHMAECLRGIEQFNEALQTYKSIIKRYKDSSYVPASWYGMGECYKINNEWKNSVEIFLQVVKKYSQTLWCERSIKQIEEITKMFPESKYFKKTQKKVDKLVKKLKKK